The Microbacterium sp. LKL04 sequence GTCGACGACGTGCTGTTCTCGGGCCGGTCCATCCGTGCCGCCCTCGACGCGCTGCAGGACATCGGCCGGCCCGCCGTCGTGCGCCTCGCGATCCTCGTGGACCGCGGTCACCGCGAACTCCCCATCCGGCCGGACTTCGTCGGCAAGAACCTGCCGAGCTCGCGTGACGAGCGCGTCAACGTGCGGCTGGCCGACGTCGACGGCGCCGAAGAGGTGACGATCGCGTCATGAGACACCTCCTCGACACCCGCACCCTCAGTCGGGACGACGCGCTCCGCATCCTCGACGTCGCCGAGGACATGCGTGACACGCAGTCCCGCGAGGTCAAGAAGCTCCCCACCCTCCGCGGCAAGACCGTCGTCAATCTCTTCTTCGAGGACTCGACGCGCACCCGGATCTCCTTCGAGGCGGCTGCCAAGCGGCTCTCGGCCGACGTCATCAACTTCTCCGCGAAGGGGTCCTCGGTCTCCAAGGGAGAGTCCCTTCAGGACACCGCGCAAACCCTGCAGGCGATGGGCGCCGACGCGGTCGTGATCCGTCACGGTGCCTCGGGAGCCCCGCACACGCTCGCGACGAGCGGATGGATCTCCGCAGGGGTGCTCAACGCCGGCGACGGAACGCACGAGCACCCGACGCAGGCTCTGCTGGACGCGTTCACCATCCGCAAGCGCTTCTTCGGCGACGACAGCCGGGGCCGCGACCTCACGGGGCTCCGCGTCGCGATCGTCGGCGACATCCTGCACTC is a genomic window containing:
- a CDS encoding aspartate carbamoyltransferase catalytic subunit, with the translated sequence MRHLLDTRTLSRDDALRILDVAEDMRDTQSREVKKLPTLRGKTVVNLFFEDSTRTRISFEAAAKRLSADVINFSAKGSSVSKGESLQDTAQTLQAMGADAVVIRHGASGAPHTLATSGWISAGVLNAGDGTHEHPTQALLDAFTIRKRFFGDDSRGRDLTGLRVAIVGDILHSRVARSNVWLLTTLGARVTLVAPPTLVPQDVSAWPVTISYDLDQAIASAPDAVMMLRIQLERMNAAYFPTEREYSRRWGLDAARMGSLPTASIVMHPGPMNRGLEISADAADSPRSTVLEQVANGVSVRMAALYLLLAGERPTTHPQEEAR